Proteins found in one Homalodisca vitripennis isolate AUS2020 chromosome 4, UT_GWSS_2.1, whole genome shotgun sequence genomic segment:
- the LOC124361223 gene encoding uncharacterized protein LOC124361223, with translation MTKNSFDELLRIIGPSITYKNTKWRLSIPPEERLSVTLRYLATGNSFISLHFEYLLGASTIGHIIKDTCSKLWTCLQPIHMPTKSEEDWKEDSKTILLANELPKLHWCH, from the exons ATGACgaaaaatagttttgatgaacttttgagaataattggtccatcaattacatataaaaacacaaaatggagATTGTCTATACCACCAGAAGAACGTCTATCAGTGACTTTGAG gtaccTTGCCACTGGGAACAGCTTCATTTCGTtacactttgaatatttattgggTGCCAGCACAATTGGTCACATCATTAAAGATACTTGCTCAAAATTGTGGACATGTTTACAACCAATACACATGCCTACCAAATCAGAGGAAGATTGGAAGGAGGAtagcaaaacaattttacttgcGAACGAACTTCCCAAATTGCATTGGTGCCATTGA